The proteins below come from a single Triticum aestivum cultivar Chinese Spring chromosome 5D, IWGSC CS RefSeq v2.1, whole genome shotgun sequence genomic window:
- the LOC123122753 gene encoding auxin-responsive protein IAA30 → MAGLGFEETKLRLGLPGGSNEAEEAAAAVRSSGKRGYAETIDLVLKLEPASAAAPPSEDDEEVADGVAEAQPSPAAADGQLKRSPSQCSVVTAAQPDADPEKPRAPKAQAVGWPPVRSFRRNMLAATAERGGAALVKVSMDGAPYLRKVDMGTYKSYQELSKALEKMFSSFTIGNDCSQAQGMTGMNESKLVDLLNGSDYVPTYEDKDGDWMLVGDVPWEMFVASCKRLRIMKGSEAIGLAPRAMEKCKSRS, encoded by the exons ATGGCGGGCCTCGGGTTTGAGGAGACCAAGCTCCGGCTCGGCCTGCCAGGCGGCAGCAACGAGGCCGAGGAGGCGGCCGCCGCGGTGAGGAGCTCCGGCAAGAGGGGCTACGCCGAGACCATCGACCTCGTGCTGAAGCTGGAGCCAGCGTCGGCGGCCGCGCCGCcgtccgaggacgacgaggaagtgGCCGATGGTGTCGCGGAGGCGCAGCCCTCTCCGGCTGCTGCCGACGGGCAGTTGAAGCGGTCGCCGAGCCAGTGCAGCGTGGTCACCGCCGCGCAGCCGGACGCGGACCCCGAGAAGCCGCGCGCGCCCAA GGCGCAGGCGGTGGGGTGGCCGCCGGTGCGGTCGTTCCGGAGGAACATGctggcggcgacggcggagagagggggggcggcgctgGTGAAGGTGAGCATGGACGGCGCGCCCTACCTGCGCAAGGTGGACATGGGCACCTACAAGAGCTACCAGGAGCTGTCCAAGGCCCTGGAGAAGATGTTCAGCTCCTTCACCATCGGCAACGACTGCTCGCAGGCTCAGGGGATGACGGGCATGAACGAGAGCAAGCTGGTGGACCTGCTCAACGGCTCCGACTATGTGCCCACCTACGAGGACAAGGACGGCGACTGGATGCTCGTCGGCGACGTCCCCTGGGA GATGTTCGTCGCGTCCTGCAAGCGCCTCCGGATAATGAAAGGATCAGAAGCCATCGGCCTGG CACCAAGGGCAATGGAGAAATGCAAGAGCAGGAGCTGA
- the LOC123122752 gene encoding F-box/LRR-repeat protein 17 isoform X1, whose protein sequence is MSSSSSLPAKPPPPPRPKTRGSYNCGRCGQPKKGHVCNLPSPAAADGAAPPSPSPSSSGGDTRLRRALSFDEPSSPEKKPRPDHDGRTMELGGRAVPVDLVVEVLRRLGPRGVLDAAAVSRAWRDCADRVWRVAEELRLRPAAAGLLGALLPRCAALSRLVLHMESDVDATMLSCLAFSCPSLETLEITMADKAINNMTGEELSRLVSEKHSLSILKIGGCSNLGFLNLSSSSLNVLWLSDLCSLSESVISCPNMSELSLCFTQQSTECTDLVSLMDGLGRSCPNLRNLHISSIQLSNEAVSALEGANLRGLCMLSLILGSKMTDAAVASIVRSCASLALLDLSGSSISDSGVGMICKAFPHTLSRLLLALCPNITTCGIQAATAQLPLLQLMDCGMSLRSNLQNEKQGAYFGEINGRIRLCPKLPTLKKQPMRQKLIIKHDNLKKLSLWGCSAIDALYVKCPELIDLNLNTCTNLHPERLLLQCPNLKNVHAFGCQDMLIGAIKNQVLNEFAAAEPHLPCKRLADGSKRVQLSQFPQEQLPEDKIWIGFKRSECIVHLDS, encoded by the exons atgtcctcctcctcctcgctgcccgccaagccgcccccgccgccgcgccccaagACGCGGGGCAGCTACAACTGCGGCCGATGCGGCCAGCCCAAGAAGGGCCACGTCTGCAACCTCCCCTCCCCGGCCGCCGCCGACGgcgccgcgcccccctccccctcgccctcctcctccggcggggacacccgcctccgccgcgccctCTCCTTCGACGAGCCCTCCTCCCCCGAGAAGAAGCCCAGGCCCGACCATGACGGCCGCACCATGGAGCTGGGCGGGAGGGCCGTGCCGGTCGACCTCGTCGTCGAGGTCCTGCGCCGGCTCGGCCCCAGGGGcgtcctcgacgccgccgccgtcaGCCGCGCCTGGCGCGACTGCGCCGACCGGGTCTGGCGCGTCGCCGAGGAGCTCCGCCTccgcccggccgccgccggcctcctcggcgCGCTGCTCCCCCGGTGCGCCGCGCTCTCGCGCCTCGTCCTCCACATGGAAAG TGATGTTGATGCCACCATGCTGTCATGTCTTGCATTTTCCTGTCCAAGTTTGGAAACTCTGGAGATCACCATGGCCGACAAGGCAATCAACAATATGACTGG AGAGGAGCTAAGTCGACTTGTTTCAGAGAAGCATTCTCTCTCAATCCTCAAAATCGGTGGTTGCTCTAATCTTGGTTTTCTTAATCTAAGCTCTTCAAGCCTTAATGTCCTTTGGCTATCAGATCTTTGCTCCCTTTCGGAATCG GTCATAAGCTGCCCTAATATGAGCGAGCTCTCCCTGTGTTTCACACAACAAAGTACTGAATGTACTGACCTGGTTAGTTTGATGGATGGCCTGGGCCGATCGTGCCCTAACTTAAGAAATTTGCACATATCATCAATTCAACTATCTAATGAAGCTGTGTCGGCTCTAGAGGGTGCCAACCTCAG GGGCTTGTGCATGCTATCCTTGATTCTCGGTTCAAAAATGACAGATGCAGCTGTTGCATCTATCGTCAGATCTTGTGCAAGCTTGGCATTGCTTGATTTAAGTGG ATCTAGCATCAGTGATAGTGGTGTTGGTATGATCTGCAAGGCGTTCCCTCATACTTTATCGAGGCTGCTCCTTGCTCTCTGCCCAAATATTACTACAT GTGGGATCCAGGCCGCAACAGCACAATTGCCACTTCTTCAGCTCATGGACTGTGGAATGAGCTTACGTTCTAACTTGCAGAATGAAAAACAGGGGGCTTATTTTGGTGAGATCAATGGAAGGATTAGATTGTGCCCAAAATTACCCACCTTAAAAAAGCAACCTATGCGCCAAAAGCTAATCATAAAGCATGATAATTTGAAGAAGCTCAGTCTATGGGGCTGTTCAGCAATAGAT GCTTTGTATGTGAAATGCCCAGAGTTGATTGATCTGAACCTCAACACTTGTACAAATCTACACCCAG AGCGGCTGCTACTTCAGTGCCCAAATCTGAAGAATGTACATGCATTTGGATGCCAAGATATGTTGATTGGTGCAATAAAAAACCAG GTTCTGAATGAGTTCGCTGCAGCTGAACCACATCTTCCATGCAAGCGGCTAGCAGATGGTTCGAAGCGGGTTCAACTGTCACAGTTCCCACAAGAGCAG TTACCGGAGGACAAAATATGGATTGGATTCAAGCGGTCGGAGTGCATTGTTCATCTTGATTCTTGA
- the LOC123122752 gene encoding F-box/LRR-repeat protein 17 isoform X2: MSSSSSLPAKPPPPPRPKTRGSYNCGRCGQPKKGHVCNLPSPAAADGAAPPSPSPSSSGGDTRLRRALSFDEPSSPEKKPRPDHDGRTMELGGRAVPVDLVVEVLRRLGPRGVLDAAAVSRAWRDCADRVWRVAEELRLRPAAAGLLGALLPRCAALSRLVLHMESDVDATMLSCLAFSCPSLETLEITMADKAINNMTGEELSRLVSEKHSLSILKIGGCSNLGFLNLSSSSLNVLWLSDLCSLSESVISCPNMSELSLCFTQQSTECTDLVSLMDGLGRSCPNLRNLHISSIQLSNEAVSALEGANLRGLCMLSLILGSKMTDAAVASIVRSCASLALLDLSGSSISDSGVGMICKAFPHTLSRLLLALCPNITTCGIQAATAQLPLLQLMDCGMSLRSNLQNEKQGAYFGEINGRIRLCPKLPTLKKQPMRQKLIIKHDNLKKLSLWGCSAIDALYVKCPELIDLNLNTCTNLHPERLLLQCPNLKNVHAFGCQDMLIGAIKNQKLINRKNLMKQCVSTGV, from the exons atgtcctcctcctcctcgctgcccgccaagccgcccccgccgccgcgccccaagACGCGGGGCAGCTACAACTGCGGCCGATGCGGCCAGCCCAAGAAGGGCCACGTCTGCAACCTCCCCTCCCCGGCCGCCGCCGACGgcgccgcgcccccctccccctcgccctcctcctccggcggggacacccgcctccgccgcgccctCTCCTTCGACGAGCCCTCCTCCCCCGAGAAGAAGCCCAGGCCCGACCATGACGGCCGCACCATGGAGCTGGGCGGGAGGGCCGTGCCGGTCGACCTCGTCGTCGAGGTCCTGCGCCGGCTCGGCCCCAGGGGcgtcctcgacgccgccgccgtcaGCCGCGCCTGGCGCGACTGCGCCGACCGGGTCTGGCGCGTCGCCGAGGAGCTCCGCCTccgcccggccgccgccggcctcctcggcgCGCTGCTCCCCCGGTGCGCCGCGCTCTCGCGCCTCGTCCTCCACATGGAAAG TGATGTTGATGCCACCATGCTGTCATGTCTTGCATTTTCCTGTCCAAGTTTGGAAACTCTGGAGATCACCATGGCCGACAAGGCAATCAACAATATGACTGG AGAGGAGCTAAGTCGACTTGTTTCAGAGAAGCATTCTCTCTCAATCCTCAAAATCGGTGGTTGCTCTAATCTTGGTTTTCTTAATCTAAGCTCTTCAAGCCTTAATGTCCTTTGGCTATCAGATCTTTGCTCCCTTTCGGAATCG GTCATAAGCTGCCCTAATATGAGCGAGCTCTCCCTGTGTTTCACACAACAAAGTACTGAATGTACTGACCTGGTTAGTTTGATGGATGGCCTGGGCCGATCGTGCCCTAACTTAAGAAATTTGCACATATCATCAATTCAACTATCTAATGAAGCTGTGTCGGCTCTAGAGGGTGCCAACCTCAG GGGCTTGTGCATGCTATCCTTGATTCTCGGTTCAAAAATGACAGATGCAGCTGTTGCATCTATCGTCAGATCTTGTGCAAGCTTGGCATTGCTTGATTTAAGTGG ATCTAGCATCAGTGATAGTGGTGTTGGTATGATCTGCAAGGCGTTCCCTCATACTTTATCGAGGCTGCTCCTTGCTCTCTGCCCAAATATTACTACAT GTGGGATCCAGGCCGCAACAGCACAATTGCCACTTCTTCAGCTCATGGACTGTGGAATGAGCTTACGTTCTAACTTGCAGAATGAAAAACAGGGGGCTTATTTTGGTGAGATCAATGGAAGGATTAGATTGTGCCCAAAATTACCCACCTTAAAAAAGCAACCTATGCGCCAAAAGCTAATCATAAAGCATGATAATTTGAAGAAGCTCAGTCTATGGGGCTGTTCAGCAATAGAT GCTTTGTATGTGAAATGCCCAGAGTTGATTGATCTGAACCTCAACACTTGTACAAATCTACACCCAG AGCGGCTGCTACTTCAGTGCCCAAATCTGAAGAATGTACATGCATTTGGATGCCAAGATATGTTGATTGGTGCAATAAAAAACCAG AAACTGATAAACAGAAAGAATCTAATGAAGCAATGTGTATCAACTGGAGTCTAG